Within the Dialister hominis genome, the region ACAATCCCCATTCCGAGTTCGTCTGAAACAAAAATAATCTCCCGGTCAGAAACTAAAGATATTTCGTTAAACATTCGATCCAGATCATTTTGCAATAAACTCTGAAGCTTCTCCAAATCCGAAACACCTAAAACCTCAGCATCTATATTACTGATATGATCCATCAATAAATTGCTTACGTACATTGTAATGCAGTCAAATAATATTGTATCTGTTTCATTTAATACAGTGCCTATCTGATTCCCTGCTGTATGCATGATTTCGTAAGTCTTCCAATCAGACGGCCGTCTTTCCTTATGAAGCAGGACCCTGTATTTCATTTCTTCATCTAAAATCTGACTCGTTGCTATGTATCCCTTTCTTTTCCCTGTAAAATGATACATCAGCTTTTCGGCAAATTCACTTTTTCCGCTGCGGGCGCCTCCTAAAACTAGAAAGATCTTATTCCCCATGAATGTAATTCACCTCTTCCG harbors:
- the cobU gene encoding bifunctional adenosylcobinamide kinase/adenosylcobinamide-phosphate guanylyltransferase — protein: MGNKIFLVLGGARSGKSEFAEKLMYHFTGKRKGYIATSQILDEEMKYRVLLHKERRPSDWKTYEIMHTAGNQIGTVLNETDTILFDCITMYVSNLLMDHISNIDAEVLGVSDLEKLQSLLQNDLDRMFNEISLVSDREIIFVSDELGMGIVPANAMGRVYRDLVGLANQYIAKKADEVYLSIAGITVELKSRGVELS